A window of Salmo trutta chromosome 31, fSalTru1.1, whole genome shotgun sequence contains these coding sequences:
- the LOC115169916 gene encoding T-cell acute lymphocytic leukemia protein 1 isoform X2 yields MEKIKPELCPGSPGAKSCSPLKQDFIIRGNGCKDLEDSKEENFPGEEVKTDDAPLRDPRNLTIILNGVAKETAYDALDLKREVPVIELSRRDDIKAGQQRTDCLTVPITELRRPPVPLPLPHGDALNDARMVQLSPNAFPLPARAMLYNLAQPLSAINSLGGESEQYCMYPSNRVKHRPAPYEVELDEGRRILDLSKYAGQPKIVRRIFTNSRERWRQQNVNGAFSELRKLIPTHPPDKKLSKNEILRLAMKYISFLSNLLDDQDGGGTVAVDNETGLLVGGREGRPQGPRQDVVGLATEDDLLLQGTLSPGSSCGSLPDGDGSPESFTEDRDSPTAQRTVPAPRGRELRRNVRPQDSGSQR; encoded by the exons ATGGAAAAAATTAAGCCGGAGCTTTGTCCTGGAAGTCCCGGTGCCAAATCGTGCAGCCCACTGAAGCAGGATTTCATCATCAGGGGGAATGGATGCAAAGACCTGGAGGACTCGAAGGAGGAGAACTTCCCAGGGGAGGAGGTTAAAACAGATGACGCGCCTCTGCGGGACCCGCGCAACCTGACCATCATCCTCAACGGCGTTGCCAAGGAAACCGCTTACGACGCTCTTGACCTGAAAAGGGAAGTACCAGTAATCGAGCTCTCGAGGAGAGACGATATAAAGGCGGGACAGCAGAGAACGGACTGTCTCACGGTACCGATCACGGAGCTTCGCAGACCACCCGTGCCGTTGCCGCTGCCGCACGGAGACGCGCTGAACGACGCCCGAATGGTTCAGCTGAGCCCAAACGCGTTCCCTCTCCCAGCGCGAGCGATGCTCTACAACCTGGCGCAACCTCTCTCCGCAATCAACAG TCTTGGAGGAGAGTCGGAACAATACTGCATGTACCCCAGCAACAGGGTAAAGCACCGCCCAGCGCCTTACGAGGTTGAGCTCGACGAGGGTAGGCGCATTTTAGATCTTTCTAAGTATG CTGGCCAGCCAAAGATCGTACGGCGGATCTTCACCAACAGCCGGGAGCGCTGGCGGCAGCAGAACGTCAACGGAGCCTTCTCAGAGCTCCGCAAGCTCATCCCCACCCACCCACCGGACAAGAAGCTGAGCAAGAATGAGATACTGCGTCTGGCCATGAAGTACATCAGCTTCCTGTCCAACCTGCTGGATGACCAGGACGGAGGGGGCACAGTGGCCGTGGACAACGAGACAGGGCTTCTGGTGGGGGGCCGTGAGGGTCGACCCCAGGGGCCTCGTCAGGACGTGGTGGGACTGGCCACGGAGGACGACCTTCTCCTCCAGGGCACGTTGTCGCCCGGGTCCAGCTGCGGGAGTCTGCCAGATGGGGACGGCAGCCCCGAGAGCTTCACCGAGGACCGGGACTCACCCACAGCCCAGAGGACTGTGCCCGCCCCGCGCGGTAGGGAACTGCGACGCAACGTGCGTCCACAAGACAGCGGCAGCCAGCGATGA
- the LOC115169916 gene encoding T-cell acute lymphocytic leukemia protein 1 isoform X3: protein MEKIKPELCPGSPGAKSCSPLKQDFIIRGNGCKDLEDSKEENFPGEEVKTDDAPLRDPRNLTIILNGVAKETAYDALDLKREVPVIELSRRDDIKAGQQRTDCLTVPITELRRPPVPLPLPHGDALNDARMVQLSPNAFPLPARAMLYNLAQPLSAINSLGGESEQYCMYPSNRVKHRPAPYEVELDEAGQPKIVRRIFTNSRERWRQQNVNGAFSELRKLIPTHPPDKKLSKNEILRLAMKYISFLSNLLDDQDGGGTVAVDNETGLLVGGREGRPQGPRQDVVGLATEDDLLLQGTLSPGSSCGSLPDGDGSPESFTEDRDSPTAQRTVPAPRGRELRRNVRPQDSGSQR from the exons ATGGAAAAAATTAAGCCGGAGCTTTGTCCTGGAAGTCCCGGTGCCAAATCGTGCAGCCCACTGAAGCAGGATTTCATCATCAGGGGGAATGGATGCAAAGACCTGGAGGACTCGAAGGAGGAGAACTTCCCAGGGGAGGAGGTTAAAACAGATGACGCGCCTCTGCGGGACCCGCGCAACCTGACCATCATCCTCAACGGCGTTGCCAAGGAAACCGCTTACGACGCTCTTGACCTGAAAAGGGAAGTACCAGTAATCGAGCTCTCGAGGAGAGACGATATAAAGGCGGGACAGCAGAGAACGGACTGTCTCACGGTACCGATCACGGAGCTTCGCAGACCACCCGTGCCGTTGCCGCTGCCGCACGGAGACGCGCTGAACGACGCCCGAATGGTTCAGCTGAGCCCAAACGCGTTCCCTCTCCCAGCGCGAGCGATGCTCTACAACCTGGCGCAACCTCTCTCCGCAATCAACAG TCTTGGAGGAGAGTCGGAACAATACTGCATGTACCCCAGCAACAGGGTAAAGCACCGCCCAGCGCCTTACGAGGTTGAGCTCGACGAGG CTGGCCAGCCAAAGATCGTACGGCGGATCTTCACCAACAGCCGGGAGCGCTGGCGGCAGCAGAACGTCAACGGAGCCTTCTCAGAGCTCCGCAAGCTCATCCCCACCCACCCACCGGACAAGAAGCTGAGCAAGAATGAGATACTGCGTCTGGCCATGAAGTACATCAGCTTCCTGTCCAACCTGCTGGATGACCAGGACGGAGGGGGCACAGTGGCCGTGGACAACGAGACAGGGCTTCTGGTGGGGGGCCGTGAGGGTCGACCCCAGGGGCCTCGTCAGGACGTGGTGGGACTGGCCACGGAGGACGACCTTCTCCTCCAGGGCACGTTGTCGCCCGGGTCCAGCTGCGGGAGTCTGCCAGATGGGGACGGCAGCCCCGAGAGCTTCACCGAGGACCGGGACTCACCCACAGCCCAGAGGACTGTGCCCGCCCCGCGCGGTAGGGAACTGCGACGCAACGTGCGTCCACAAGACAGCGGCAGCCAGCGATGA
- the LOC115169916 gene encoding T-cell acute lymphocytic leukemia protein 1 isoform X1, with the protein MEKIKPELCPGSPGAKSCSPLKQDFIIRGNGCKDLEDSKEENFPGEEVKTDDAPLRDPRNLTIILNGVAKETAYDALDLKREVPVIELSRRDDIKAGQQRTDCLTVPITELRRPPVPLPLPHGDALNDARMVQLSPNAFPLPARAMLYNLAQPLSAINSLGGESEQYCMYPSNRVKHRPAPYEVELDEGRRILDLSKYGKTHLCCVLLLLTVFSSILSSSQHHPIPFIPWHGCNMAGQPKIVRRIFTNSRERWRQQNVNGAFSELRKLIPTHPPDKKLSKNEILRLAMKYISFLSNLLDDQDGGGTVAVDNETGLLVGGREGRPQGPRQDVVGLATEDDLLLQGTLSPGSSCGSLPDGDGSPESFTEDRDSPTAQRTVPAPRGRELRRNVRPQDSGSQR; encoded by the exons ATGGAAAAAATTAAGCCGGAGCTTTGTCCTGGAAGTCCCGGTGCCAAATCGTGCAGCCCACTGAAGCAGGATTTCATCATCAGGGGGAATGGATGCAAAGACCTGGAGGACTCGAAGGAGGAGAACTTCCCAGGGGAGGAGGTTAAAACAGATGACGCGCCTCTGCGGGACCCGCGCAACCTGACCATCATCCTCAACGGCGTTGCCAAGGAAACCGCTTACGACGCTCTTGACCTGAAAAGGGAAGTACCAGTAATCGAGCTCTCGAGGAGAGACGATATAAAGGCGGGACAGCAGAGAACGGACTGTCTCACGGTACCGATCACGGAGCTTCGCAGACCACCCGTGCCGTTGCCGCTGCCGCACGGAGACGCGCTGAACGACGCCCGAATGGTTCAGCTGAGCCCAAACGCGTTCCCTCTCCCAGCGCGAGCGATGCTCTACAACCTGGCGCAACCTCTCTCCGCAATCAACAG TCTTGGAGGAGAGTCGGAACAATACTGCATGTACCCCAGCAACAGGGTAAAGCACCGCCCAGCGCCTTACGAGGTTGAGCTCGACGAGGGTAGGCGCATTTTAGATCTTTCTAAGTATGGTAAGACGCACCTCTGCTGTGTCCTCCTGCTGCTTACAGTCTTCTCCTCAATCCTCTCCTCATCTCAACATCATCCCATTCCATTTATCCCCTGGCATGGCTGTAACATGG CTGGCCAGCCAAAGATCGTACGGCGGATCTTCACCAACAGCCGGGAGCGCTGGCGGCAGCAGAACGTCAACGGAGCCTTCTCAGAGCTCCGCAAGCTCATCCCCACCCACCCACCGGACAAGAAGCTGAGCAAGAATGAGATACTGCGTCTGGCCATGAAGTACATCAGCTTCCTGTCCAACCTGCTGGATGACCAGGACGGAGGGGGCACAGTGGCCGTGGACAACGAGACAGGGCTTCTGGTGGGGGGCCGTGAGGGTCGACCCCAGGGGCCTCGTCAGGACGTGGTGGGACTGGCCACGGAGGACGACCTTCTCCTCCAGGGCACGTTGTCGCCCGGGTCCAGCTGCGGGAGTCTGCCAGATGGGGACGGCAGCCCCGAGAGCTTCACCGAGGACCGGGACTCACCCACAGCCCAGAGGACTGTGCCCGCCCCGCGCGGTAGGGAACTGCGACGCAACGTGCGTCCACAAGACAGCGGCAGCCAGCGATGA